A DNA window from Macadamia integrifolia cultivar HAES 741 chromosome 4, SCU_Mint_v3, whole genome shotgun sequence contains the following coding sequences:
- the LOC122075969 gene encoding alpha carbonic anhydrase 7-like yields MMKLLRIPIFSCITGFLLLFLILNLRPTMSQEVEEEKEFEYLKGSSKGPEHWGEIHEEWKACNNGKMQSPIDLLHQRVEVVSELGKLKGDYKTANSTLMNRGHDIKLEWKGDVGSIDINGTDYKLRQCHWHSPSEHTVNGKRFAAELHMFHESSNRSFAVIGVLYRIGRPDPFLSELEKDINAIADTRNEITIGMVNPEQIIKLGGRKYYRYLGSLTTPPCTEGVKWTIIKRVMTVSAEQVKLLRRAVHDSAESNARPVQPLNDRVIGLYEPTKTSTKN; encoded by the exons ATGATGAAGCTACTACGCATACCCATCTTCTCTTGTATTACTGGGTTTCTACTCCTATTTCTGATCTTGAATTTAAGACCCACCATGTCCCAAGAAGTTG aggaagagaaagaatttGAATATTTGAAAGGGAGTAGTAAAGGACCAGAGCACTGGGGAGAAATTCATGAAGAATGGAAAGCTTGTAATAATGGGAAAATGCAATCCCCCATTGACTTGTTGCATCAAAGGGTGGAAGTTGTGTCGGAATTGGGGAAGCTCAAGGGAGATTACAAGACTGCCAATTCAACTCTCATGAATAGGGGCCATGATATAAAG CTTGAATGGAAAGGTGATGTTGGATCAATCGACATCAATGGTACTGATTATAAGCTTCGTCAATGCCACTGGCACTCTCCTTCCGAGCACACCGTTAATGGCAAGAG GTTTGCCGCAGAGCTGCATATGTTTCATGAAAGCTCAAATCGCAGCTTCGCAGTGATTGGAGTCCTTTACAGAATTGGGCGACCTGATCCCTTTCTCTCAGAG TTGGAGAAAGATATAAATGCTATAGCTGATACCCGAAACGAGATTACGATTGGGATGGTTAATCCAGAGCAGATAATAAAGTTGGGTGGAAGGAAGTATTACAGATATTTGGGTTCTCTCACTACTCCTCCTTGCACAGAAGGTGTCAAGTGGACCATCATTAAAAGG GTGATGACTGTTTCTGCAGAGCAAGTGAAGCTATTACGGAGGGCGGTTCATGAC TCTGCAGAATCGAATGCAAGACCAGTACAACCACTGAATGATCGAGTGATTGGGCTCTATGAACCCACCAAGACTTctacaaaaaattag